Proteins encoded in a region of the Drosophila sechellia strain sech25 chromosome 2L, ASM438219v1, whole genome shotgun sequence genome:
- the LOC6611677 gene encoding proton-coupled amino acid transporter-like protein CG1139 isoform X3, protein MEDLTPLTNLQQIPEGAPRKKKMTERQPLLLQSDASDYEGSRGSAAPPVRSSPPDNTLVNVHSEDSLAASGSGDDEIGSTDKSYNPTHHRDLEHPTSNFDTLVHLLKGNIGTGILAMPDAFKNAGLYVGLFGTMIMGAICTHCMHMLVNCSHELCRRFQQPSLDFSEVAYCSFESGPLGLRRYSMLARRIVTTFLFITQIGFCCVYFLFVALNIKDVMDHYYKMPVQIYLLIMLGPMILLNLVRNLKYLTPVSLVAALLTVAGLAITFSYMLVELPDVHTVKPVATWATLPLYFGTAIYAFEGIGVVLPLENNMRTPEDFGGTTGVLNTGMVIVACLYTAVGFFGYLKYGEHVEGSITLNLPQGDTLSQLVRISMAVAIFLSYTLQFYVPVNIVEPFVRSHFDTTRAKDLSATVLRVVLVTFTFLLATCIPNLGSIISLVGAVSSSALALIAPPIIEVITFYNVGYGRFNWMLWKDVLILIFGLCGFVFGTWASLAQILNDTTH, encoded by the exons ATGGAGGACCTGACACCATTGACCAACCTTCAACAG ATTCCCGAGGGAGCGCCGCGCAAGAAAAAAATGACGGAACGACAGCCGTTGCTCCTCCAGAGCGATGCCTCTGACTACGAGGGCAGTCGAGGATCGGCGGCACCACCCGTGCGCAGTTCTCCGCCGGACAACACTCTCGTGAACGTGCACAGCGAGGACAGCTTAGCAG CCTCTGGATCGGGAGATGATGAAATTGGATCGACGGATAAGTCCTATAACCCCACCCATCATCGCGATCTGGAGCATCCGACGTCCAACTTCGATACCCTGGTTCATCTGCTGAAGGGCAACATTGGTACGGGCATTCTTGCAATGCCGGATGCCTTTAAAAACGCCGGACTTTATGTGGGACTTTTTGGCACAATGATCATGGGAGCCATCTGCACCCACTGCATGCACATGCTGGTCAACTGCTCCCACGAGCTGTGCCGGAGATTTCAGCAGCCATCGTTAGATTTCTCGGAGGTGGCATACTGCAGTTTTGAGTCGGGACCTTTGGGACTCAGACGATACTCCATGTTGGCTCGACGAATTGTTACCACGTTCTTGTTCATCACGCAAATCGGTTTCTGCTGCGTCTACTTCCTCTTTGTGGCGTTGAATATCAAGGACGTTATGGATCACTACTACAAGATGCCGGTGCAGATTTACCTGCTTATAATGCTTGGACCCATGATCCTGTTGAATCTGGTGCGGAATCTGAAATATTTGACGCCAGTTTCGCTGGTTGCTGCCCTGCTCACAGTAGCCGGACTGGCCATTACATTCTCGTACATGCTGGTGGAGCTGCCGGATGTGCACACGGTCAAGCCGGTGGCCACTTGGGCGACGTTGCCTCTGTACTTTGGAACCGCCATCTACGCGTTCGAGGGAATTGGTGTTGTCCTGCCCTTGGAGAACAATATGCGCACACCCGAGGACTTTGGCGGCACCACAGGTGTCCTCAACACGGGTATGGTGATCGTGGCCTGCTTGTACACAGCTGTCGGGTTCTTCGGCTACCTGAAGTACGGAGAACATGTGGAGGGCAGCATTACCCTAAATCTGCCGCAGGGCGATAC ACTTTCCCAGTTGGTGCGGATTTCAATGGCGGTGGCCATCTTCCTCTCGTACACGCTTCAGTTTTATGTGCCTGTGAACATCGTGGAGCCCTTTGTGCGGAGTCATTTCGATACAACGAGGGCCAAGGATCTGTCGGCAACTGTGCTGCGAGTCGTTCTGGTCACTTTTACCT TCCTGCTGGCCACCTGTATTCCCAATCTAGGCTCCATTATCTCGCTGGTAGGAGCTGTCAGCAGTTCAGCTTTGGCCCTAATTGCACCACCCATAATTGAAGTTATTACCTTTTACAACGTTGGATATGGACGCTTCAATTGGATGCTATGGAAGGACGTTTTAATCCTGATCTTTGGACTCTGTGGCTTTGTGTTCGGCACCTGGGCAAGCTTAGCTCAAATCCTAAATGACACAACCCACTGA
- the LOC6611677 gene encoding proton-coupled amino acid transporter-like protein CG1139 isoform X1 has product MEDLTPLTNLQQIPEGAPRKKKMTERQPLLLQSDASDYEGSRGSAAPPVRSSPPDNTLVNVHSEDSLAVHAAASGSGDDEIGSTDKSYNPTHHRDLEHPTSNFDTLVHLLKGNIGTGILAMPDAFKNAGLYVGLFGTMIMGAICTHCMHMLVNCSHELCRRFQQPSLDFSEVAYCSFESGPLGLRRYSMLARRIVTTFLFITQIGFCCVYFLFVALNIKDVMDHYYKMPVQIYLLIMLGPMILLNLVRNLKYLTPVSLVAALLTVAGLAITFSYMLVELPDVHTVKPVATWATLPLYFGTAIYAFEGIGVVLPLENNMRTPEDFGGTTGVLNTGMVIVACLYTAVGFFGYLKYGEHVEGSITLNLPQGDTLSQLVRISMAVAIFLSYTLQFYVPVNIVEPFVRSHFDTTRAKDLSATVLRVVLVTFTFLLATCIPNLGSIISLVGAVSSSALALIAPPIIEVITFYNVGYGRFNWMLWKDVLILIFGLCGFVFGTWASLAQILNDTTH; this is encoded by the exons ATGGAGGACCTGACACCATTGACCAACCTTCAACAG ATTCCCGAGGGAGCGCCGCGCAAGAAAAAAATGACGGAACGACAGCCGTTGCTCCTCCAGAGCGATGCCTCTGACTACGAGGGCAGTCGAGGATCGGCGGCACCACCCGTGCGCAGTTCTCCGCCGGACAACACTCTCGTGAACGTGCACAGCGAGGACAGCTTAGCAG TGCACGCAGCAGCCTCTGGATCGGGAGATGATGAAATTGGATCGACGGATAAGTCCTATAACCCCACCCATCATCGCGATCTGGAGCATCCGACGTCCAACTTCGATACCCTGGTTCATCTGCTGAAGGGCAACATTGGTACGGGCATTCTTGCAATGCCGGATGCCTTTAAAAACGCCGGACTTTATGTGGGACTTTTTGGCACAATGATCATGGGAGCCATCTGCACCCACTGCATGCACATGCTGGTCAACTGCTCCCACGAGCTGTGCCGGAGATTTCAGCAGCCATCGTTAGATTTCTCGGAGGTGGCATACTGCAGTTTTGAGTCGGGACCTTTGGGACTCAGACGATACTCCATGTTGGCTCGACGAATTGTTACCACGTTCTTGTTCATCACGCAAATCGGTTTCTGCTGCGTCTACTTCCTCTTTGTGGCGTTGAATATCAAGGACGTTATGGATCACTACTACAAGATGCCGGTGCAGATTTACCTGCTTATAATGCTTGGACCCATGATCCTGTTGAATCTGGTGCGGAATCTGAAATATTTGACGCCAGTTTCGCTGGTTGCTGCCCTGCTCACAGTAGCCGGACTGGCCATTACATTCTCGTACATGCTGGTGGAGCTGCCGGATGTGCACACGGTCAAGCCGGTGGCCACTTGGGCGACGTTGCCTCTGTACTTTGGAACCGCCATCTACGCGTTCGAGGGAATTGGTGTTGTCCTGCCCTTGGAGAACAATATGCGCACACCCGAGGACTTTGGCGGCACCACAGGTGTCCTCAACACGGGTATGGTGATCGTGGCCTGCTTGTACACAGCTGTCGGGTTCTTCGGCTACCTGAAGTACGGAGAACATGTGGAGGGCAGCATTACCCTAAATCTGCCGCAGGGCGATAC ACTTTCCCAGTTGGTGCGGATTTCAATGGCGGTGGCCATCTTCCTCTCGTACACGCTTCAGTTTTATGTGCCTGTGAACATCGTGGAGCCCTTTGTGCGGAGTCATTTCGATACAACGAGGGCCAAGGATCTGTCGGCAACTGTGCTGCGAGTCGTTCTGGTCACTTTTACCT TCCTGCTGGCCACCTGTATTCCCAATCTAGGCTCCATTATCTCGCTGGTAGGAGCTGTCAGCAGTTCAGCTTTGGCCCTAATTGCACCACCCATAATTGAAGTTATTACCTTTTACAACGTTGGATATGGACGCTTCAATTGGATGCTATGGAAGGACGTTTTAATCCTGATCTTTGGACTCTGTGGCTTTGTGTTCGGCACCTGGGCAAGCTTAGCTCAAATCCTAAATGACACAACCCACTGA
- the LOC6611677 gene encoding proton-coupled amino acid transporter-like protein CG1139 isoform X2 codes for MEDLTPLTNLQQIPEGAPRKKKMTERQPLLLQSDASDYEGSRGSAAPPVRSSPPDNTLVNVHSEDSLAAASGSGDDEIGSTDKSYNPTHHRDLEHPTSNFDTLVHLLKGNIGTGILAMPDAFKNAGLYVGLFGTMIMGAICTHCMHMLVNCSHELCRRFQQPSLDFSEVAYCSFESGPLGLRRYSMLARRIVTTFLFITQIGFCCVYFLFVALNIKDVMDHYYKMPVQIYLLIMLGPMILLNLVRNLKYLTPVSLVAALLTVAGLAITFSYMLVELPDVHTVKPVATWATLPLYFGTAIYAFEGIGVVLPLENNMRTPEDFGGTTGVLNTGMVIVACLYTAVGFFGYLKYGEHVEGSITLNLPQGDTLSQLVRISMAVAIFLSYTLQFYVPVNIVEPFVRSHFDTTRAKDLSATVLRVVLVTFTFLLATCIPNLGSIISLVGAVSSSALALIAPPIIEVITFYNVGYGRFNWMLWKDVLILIFGLCGFVFGTWASLAQILNDTTH; via the exons ATGGAGGACCTGACACCATTGACCAACCTTCAACAG ATTCCCGAGGGAGCGCCGCGCAAGAAAAAAATGACGGAACGACAGCCGTTGCTCCTCCAGAGCGATGCCTCTGACTACGAGGGCAGTCGAGGATCGGCGGCACCACCCGTGCGCAGTTCTCCGCCGGACAACACTCTCGTGAACGTGCACAGCGAGGACAGCTTAGCAG CAGCCTCTGGATCGGGAGATGATGAAATTGGATCGACGGATAAGTCCTATAACCCCACCCATCATCGCGATCTGGAGCATCCGACGTCCAACTTCGATACCCTGGTTCATCTGCTGAAGGGCAACATTGGTACGGGCATTCTTGCAATGCCGGATGCCTTTAAAAACGCCGGACTTTATGTGGGACTTTTTGGCACAATGATCATGGGAGCCATCTGCACCCACTGCATGCACATGCTGGTCAACTGCTCCCACGAGCTGTGCCGGAGATTTCAGCAGCCATCGTTAGATTTCTCGGAGGTGGCATACTGCAGTTTTGAGTCGGGACCTTTGGGACTCAGACGATACTCCATGTTGGCTCGACGAATTGTTACCACGTTCTTGTTCATCACGCAAATCGGTTTCTGCTGCGTCTACTTCCTCTTTGTGGCGTTGAATATCAAGGACGTTATGGATCACTACTACAAGATGCCGGTGCAGATTTACCTGCTTATAATGCTTGGACCCATGATCCTGTTGAATCTGGTGCGGAATCTGAAATATTTGACGCCAGTTTCGCTGGTTGCTGCCCTGCTCACAGTAGCCGGACTGGCCATTACATTCTCGTACATGCTGGTGGAGCTGCCGGATGTGCACACGGTCAAGCCGGTGGCCACTTGGGCGACGTTGCCTCTGTACTTTGGAACCGCCATCTACGCGTTCGAGGGAATTGGTGTTGTCCTGCCCTTGGAGAACAATATGCGCACACCCGAGGACTTTGGCGGCACCACAGGTGTCCTCAACACGGGTATGGTGATCGTGGCCTGCTTGTACACAGCTGTCGGGTTCTTCGGCTACCTGAAGTACGGAGAACATGTGGAGGGCAGCATTACCCTAAATCTGCCGCAGGGCGATAC ACTTTCCCAGTTGGTGCGGATTTCAATGGCGGTGGCCATCTTCCTCTCGTACACGCTTCAGTTTTATGTGCCTGTGAACATCGTGGAGCCCTTTGTGCGGAGTCATTTCGATACAACGAGGGCCAAGGATCTGTCGGCAACTGTGCTGCGAGTCGTTCTGGTCACTTTTACCT TCCTGCTGGCCACCTGTATTCCCAATCTAGGCTCCATTATCTCGCTGGTAGGAGCTGTCAGCAGTTCAGCTTTGGCCCTAATTGCACCACCCATAATTGAAGTTATTACCTTTTACAACGTTGGATATGGACGCTTCAATTGGATGCTATGGAAGGACGTTTTAATCCTGATCTTTGGACTCTGTGGCTTTGTGTTCGGCACCTGGGCAAGCTTAGCTCAAATCCTAAATGACACAACCCACTGA
- the LOC6611677 gene encoding proton-coupled amino acid transporter-like protein CG1139 isoform X4, which produces MTERQPLLLQSDASDYEGSRGSAAPPVRSSPPDNTLVNVHSEDSLAVHAAASGSGDDEIGSTDKSYNPTHHRDLEHPTSNFDTLVHLLKGNIGTGILAMPDAFKNAGLYVGLFGTMIMGAICTHCMHMLVNCSHELCRRFQQPSLDFSEVAYCSFESGPLGLRRYSMLARRIVTTFLFITQIGFCCVYFLFVALNIKDVMDHYYKMPVQIYLLIMLGPMILLNLVRNLKYLTPVSLVAALLTVAGLAITFSYMLVELPDVHTVKPVATWATLPLYFGTAIYAFEGIGVVLPLENNMRTPEDFGGTTGVLNTGMVIVACLYTAVGFFGYLKYGEHVEGSITLNLPQGDTLSQLVRISMAVAIFLSYTLQFYVPVNIVEPFVRSHFDTTRAKDLSATVLRVVLVTFTFLLATCIPNLGSIISLVGAVSSSALALIAPPIIEVITFYNVGYGRFNWMLWKDVLILIFGLCGFVFGTWASLAQILNDTTH; this is translated from the exons ATGACGGAACGACAGCCGTTGCTCCTCCAGAGCGATGCCTCTGACTACGAGGGCAGTCGAGGATCGGCGGCACCACCCGTGCGCAGTTCTCCGCCGGACAACACTCTCGTGAACGTGCACAGCGAGGACAGCTTAGCAG TGCACGCAGCAGCCTCTGGATCGGGAGATGATGAAATTGGATCGACGGATAAGTCCTATAACCCCACCCATCATCGCGATCTGGAGCATCCGACGTCCAACTTCGATACCCTGGTTCATCTGCTGAAGGGCAACATTGGTACGGGCATTCTTGCAATGCCGGATGCCTTTAAAAACGCCGGACTTTATGTGGGACTTTTTGGCACAATGATCATGGGAGCCATCTGCACCCACTGCATGCACATGCTGGTCAACTGCTCCCACGAGCTGTGCCGGAGATTTCAGCAGCCATCGTTAGATTTCTCGGAGGTGGCATACTGCAGTTTTGAGTCGGGACCTTTGGGACTCAGACGATACTCCATGTTGGCTCGACGAATTGTTACCACGTTCTTGTTCATCACGCAAATCGGTTTCTGCTGCGTCTACTTCCTCTTTGTGGCGTTGAATATCAAGGACGTTATGGATCACTACTACAAGATGCCGGTGCAGATTTACCTGCTTATAATGCTTGGACCCATGATCCTGTTGAATCTGGTGCGGAATCTGAAATATTTGACGCCAGTTTCGCTGGTTGCTGCCCTGCTCACAGTAGCCGGACTGGCCATTACATTCTCGTACATGCTGGTGGAGCTGCCGGATGTGCACACGGTCAAGCCGGTGGCCACTTGGGCGACGTTGCCTCTGTACTTTGGAACCGCCATCTACGCGTTCGAGGGAATTGGTGTTGTCCTGCCCTTGGAGAACAATATGCGCACACCCGAGGACTTTGGCGGCACCACAGGTGTCCTCAACACGGGTATGGTGATCGTGGCCTGCTTGTACACAGCTGTCGGGTTCTTCGGCTACCTGAAGTACGGAGAACATGTGGAGGGCAGCATTACCCTAAATCTGCCGCAGGGCGATAC ACTTTCCCAGTTGGTGCGGATTTCAATGGCGGTGGCCATCTTCCTCTCGTACACGCTTCAGTTTTATGTGCCTGTGAACATCGTGGAGCCCTTTGTGCGGAGTCATTTCGATACAACGAGGGCCAAGGATCTGTCGGCAACTGTGCTGCGAGTCGTTCTGGTCACTTTTACCT TCCTGCTGGCCACCTGTATTCCCAATCTAGGCTCCATTATCTCGCTGGTAGGAGCTGTCAGCAGTTCAGCTTTGGCCCTAATTGCACCACCCATAATTGAAGTTATTACCTTTTACAACGTTGGATATGGACGCTTCAATTGGATGCTATGGAAGGACGTTTTAATCCTGATCTTTGGACTCTGTGGCTTTGTGTTCGGCACCTGGGCAAGCTTAGCTCAAATCCTAAATGACACAACCCACTGA
- the LOC116801938 gene encoding uncharacterized protein LOC116801938, with translation MCSYVKSSCSLLVLVLALGAVSAQPARLAKQLQKQQAAPYPSADELKPEVPFEEGVPDQTYGPPDLTYGPPPTDAVEQLPSDEEPQDFTPDPDAEEVQPIQQAAARLTKQIRNGPRAQGLILLSSSPLRVANSNGIPFPVTIQALW, from the coding sequence ATGTGCAGCTACGTGAAGTCATCCTGTTCCTTACTGGTCCTGGTCCTGGCACTTGGAGCGGTTTCAGCTCAGCCGGCACGCCTGGCAAAGCAACTTCAGAAACAGCAGGCAGCACCCTACCCATCCGCCGACGAACTGAAGCCGGAGGTTCCATTCGAGGAAGGAGTCCCGGATCAGACATATGGACCACCGGATCTGACCTACGGCCCACCGCCCACAGATGCAGTTGAGCAGCTACCCAGCGATGAGGAGCCGCAAGACTTTACACCCGATCCGGATGCAGAGGAAGTTCAGCCTATCCAGCAGGCAGCCGCTCGCCTGACCAAGCAGATTAGGAACGGTCCACGAGCTCAAGGACTGATTCTGCTCTCTTCGAGTCCATTGAGGGTGGCTAATTCCAATGGAATCCCATTCCCAGTGACCATTCAAGCCCTGTGGTAG
- the LOC6611678 gene encoding uncharacterized protein LOC6611678 yields the protein MAKNPGVDLGLPVASWYRGLSLDQMQAADELGTALQFDIRSIRDCLLRLGVQPLIRNRELHRIWRFSRGQKLAFLYFLFQEHYDTSSSCGKYSVNGQLLLSAIAYLDLPATFRGLDKVLPLPGCGQAKIQLKNRQNRSARPSIIIPNSTAYSKNIEEEMPLDLPATFRALDKVLSSHTTKKKSSLRKSFYFQKQPRPKTTPRRSNQFLSETPLLKIQIPNEVGNPKDDEDRWFTDFQFHPIQRTVKAVINHELCHLFDHIDEVTTDLAQKARDLCEFHEETRTQERQAFLQEQRRRYLDMVDVEGTAKRLTRERILHHLNRDVDEYLLKFGDKGWSPGVPAFRKPGCVACSELVHVSLDTPPQVLLLEGKWGRLYDRSGALMRLCAGEDGEPDFLAEEEEEENSIAKPEYFTAPGDHKPFAFNYEQIFKRDSKQSLDTNDVVKNSLMEALSGQRNKLHQGAIASVPIRSSHINEAVSRCVRKIFEKSLLAVPTAPPPKDSNERLVYSRERIDPDDDKFMDQMLSDGFEVLRRDSKLVLASLHNGHQIPEVREWVCRRYGKRYGPQSLAEFESYRHNMGKLSEMKKKLIPLLTNIDPLIVKQNPIPYSLHKEIMEKSNKFKKSFREEVLQIVLKQSRLCWQAQHSLRFVNSSRIRRTFFTYLPSCPRSIDPTYSYFLARRNG from the exons ATGGCTAAGAATCCAGGAGTTGATTTGGGGCTACCCGTGGCCAGTTGGTATCGTGGTCTATCGCTCGATCAGATGCAGGCGGCCGATGAGCTGGGAACGGCACTGCAATTCGATATCAGGTCCATTCGGGATTGCCTGCTGCGCCTGGGAGTGCAACCTTTGATCAGGAACCGTGAACTCCATCGAATTTGGCGGTTCAGTCGTGGCCAGAAACTGGCCTTTCTCTACTTTCTATTCCAGGAGCACTACGACACCAGCAGTTCGTGCGGAAAGTACTCAGTTAATGGGCAACTTCTGCTCTCGGCCATCGCCTATCTGGATTTGCCCGCAACTTTTCGAGGTCTAGACAAAGTGCTACCTCTACCCGGATGTGGACAAGCGAAGATTCAACTGAAAAATCGACAGAATCGCTCTGCTCGGCCTTCCATCATAATACCGAATTCTACGGCttattcaaaaaatatagaaGAAGAAATGCCACTGGATCTACCAGCTACATTTCGAGCTCTGGACAAGGTTCTTTCCTCGCATACAACTAAAAAGAAATCCTCTTTGCGCAAAAGCTTCTACTTTCAAAAGCAACCACGCCCCAAAACCACGCCCCGTCGTTCCAATCAGTTTTTGTCGGAAACGCCGCTGTTGAAGATTCAGATCCCGAACGAAGTGGGGAATCCCAAGGATGATGAGGATCGTTGGTTTACCGACTTCCAGTTTCATCCCATCCAGCGAACAGTTAAGGCAGTTATCAACCACGAACTGTGTCACCTTTTCGACCACATAGACGAGGTTACCACCGATCTTGCACAGAAAGCGAGGGATCTGTGCGAGTTCCATGAGGAAACTCGAACCCAGGAGCGACAGGCGTTCCTGCAAGAGCAGCGACGACGCTATTTGGATATGGTTGACGTGGAAGGGACTGCAAAGCGA CTTACAAGGGAACGAATTTTGCATCACCTTAATCGCGACGTGGATGAGTACCTTCTGAAGTTTGGTGACAAGGGCTGGAGTCCTGGTGTGCCTGCTTTCCGGAAACCCGGCTGTGTTGCTTGCAGCGAATTGGTGCACGTAAGCTTGGACACTCCTCCCCAGGTGCTACTCCTCGAGGGTAAATGGGGACGTCTGTACGACAGGAGTGGTGCGCTGATGCGACTCTGTGCAGGTGAGGATGGCGAACCAGATTTCCTGgcggaggaagaggaggaggagaattCTATTGCCAAACCTGAATATTTCACGGCACCCGGAGACCACAAGCCCTTCGCCTTCAACTATGAACAAATTTTCAAAAGGGACAGCAAGCAGTCTTTGGACACAAATGATGTCGTTAAGAACTCCTTGATGGAAGCACTCTCTGGTCAAAGAAATAAGCTGCATCAAGGAGCTATTGCATCGGTGCCGATTAGGAGCAGTCACATCAACGAAGCCGTGTCCCGGTGTGTGAGAAAAATCTTTGAGAAGAGTTTGCTGGCGGTGCCCACTGCGCCGCCTCCCAAGGATTCCAACGAACGCCTCGTCTACAGCCGCGAGCGAATCGATCCCGATGATGACAAGTTCATGGACCAAATGCTAAGCGATGGCTTTGAAGTCTTGCGTCGCGACAGCAAACTGGTGCTGGCCAGTCTCCACAATGGCCACCAAATTCCGGAGGTACGGGAATGGGTTTGTAGGAGATATGGCAAGCGATATGGTCCACAAAGCCTTGCGGAATTCGAAAGCTACAGACACAATATGGGTAAATTGTCGGAGATGAAAAAGAAATTGATTCCGCTGCTAACCAATATAGATCCGTTGATCGTAAAACAAAATCCCATCCCGTATTCACTTCACAAGGAGATCATGGAGAAATCCAATAAGTTTAAGAAGTCTTTTCGCGAGGAGGTCCTTCAGATCGTCCTGAAGCAATCCCGTCTCTGCTGGCAGGCGCAGCACAGCCTGCGCTTTGTCAACAGTTCCAGGATTCGTCGCACCTTTTTTACCTATCTGCCCAGTTGTCCCAGGAGTATAGATCCCACCTACAGCTACTTCTTAGCTCGTAGGAATGGCTAA
- the LOC6611680 gene encoding accessory gland protein Acp29AB, which yields MYATHLLYLLALWNLWVVGGGQQDIPNGKATLPSPQKPQNTIDQIGGNQNYWFTYNALRQNETLAIIDAMESGIASSVLAFQAQMEIQLQPLKIIMLHHAGNIKASNNIKMSRFEEVGSRYFHIEKNLTLTWFEAYVTCREMNGHLANIRDEKELDGILALAPNNSYWVDISKLVENGGTFVSTLTGREPVFVKWNPNQDKKKQHNCVYIYTKEMYYDECFEKKSFVCQANQWA from the coding sequence ATGTACGCAACTCACCTCTTATACCTGTTGGCATTATGGAACCTTTGGGTAGTCGGTGGTGGGCAGCAGGACATTCCGAACGGAAAGGCTACATTGCCAAGTCCACAAAAGCCACAAAATACAATCGATCAGATTGGTGGTAACCAAAACTATTGGTTCACATACAACGCGCTTAGACAAAACGAAACACTGGCAATTATTGATGCAATGGAATCGGGCATAGCAAGTAGTGTGCTGGCTTTTCAGGCCCAGATGGAAATCCAGCTTCAGCCGTTAAAGATTATAATGCTCCACCATGCGGGCAACATCAAAGCATCCAATAATATCAAGATGTCACGGTTCGAGGAAGTTGGCTCCAGGTATTTTCACATCGAGAAGAATCTAACGCTAACTTGGTTTGAGGCATATGTCACATGTCGTGAGATGAACGGTCACCTGGCGAACATCCGGGACGAGAAGGAGCTGGATGGCATCTTGGCGCTAGCACCCAACAATAGCTACTGGGTGGATATATCCAAATTGGTTGAAAACGGCGGCACCTTCGTTTCCACTCTAACCGGACGGGAACCCGTCTTTGTCAAATGGAACCCTAATCaggataaaaaaaaacaacataatTGCGTTTATATCTATACTAAAGAAATGTACTATGATGAGTgttttgaaaaaaaatcattCGTTTGCCAAGCAAACCAGTGGGCCTAA
- the LOC6611681 gene encoding accessory gland protein Acp29AB yields MYKYATCILSIFALWNFWVASAKKQDSSTGTNELPKEPVPYYTIENIENHQQHWFTYNSLRQNGTLWRLGNMEQRLAMRMHAFQSQMDTLLRSLRQQFEPYVENIRMSNKIKMSVFKKIGSRHFYFEQQKKMSWDSAYDTCRQMGGHLANILDEKELNEIFTEQKKNYWVDINSRPSDGGSWTSTLSGRDATFLKWKPNLPENIHRHCVYVNANEMYFENCGNDHYYACQAEQWA; encoded by the coding sequence ATGTACAAGTACGCAACTTGCATTTTATCCATTTTCGCATTATGGAACTTTTGGGTCGCCAGTGCTAAAAAGCAGGATAGTTCCACAGGAACAAATGAATTGCCAAAAGAACCAGTGCCGTATTATACAATCGAGAATATTGAAAACCACCAGCAACACTGGTTTACCTACAATTCGCTAAGACAAAATGGAACTTTGTGGAGACTTGGCAACATGGAGCAACGCTTAGCAATGCGAATGCATGCCTTTCAGAGCCAGATGGACACTCTACTTCGGTCTCTAAGGCAACAATTTGAACCCTACGTGGAAAACATTAGAATGTCCAACAAGATCAAGATGTCAGTGTTCAAGAAGATTGGCTCCAGGCACTTTTACTTCGAACAGCAAAAGAAGATGAGCTGGGATAGCGCATACGACACGTGTCGTCAAATGGGTGGTCACCTGGCGAATATTCTCGATGAGAAGGAGCTGAATGAAATcttcacagagcaaaaaaaGAACTACTGGGTGGACATCAACAGCCGTCCCAGCGATGGGGGGTCCTGGACTTCAACACTATCCGGAAGGGATGCTACATTTCTGAAATGGAAGCCAAATCTGCCCGAAAATATACATCGTCATTGCGTTTATGTAAATGCTAATGAAATGTACTTTGAAAATTGTGGCAATGATCACTATTACGCTTGCCAAGCCGAGCAATGGGCctga
- the LOC6611682 gene encoding uncharacterized protein LOC6611682, giving the protein MKAALVLLFLTLCVAIYADLACNPYDNGEPDCVGRSGEISRDFWDPTHYWECASTGQAELVACQQGTGFDPKTGGCVDWSVWQWYPPCPEAST; this is encoded by the exons ATGAAAGCAG CCTTAGTCCTTCTCTTCCTGACCCTCTGCGTGGCCATCTACGCTGACCTTGCCTGCAATCCCTATGACAACGGTGAGCCCGATTGCGTCGGACGCTCCGGAGAGATTTCCCGTGACTTCTGGGATCCCACCCACTACTGGGAGTGCGCTAGCACCGGACAGGCCGAGCTAGTTGCCTGCCAGCAGGGCACTGGATTCGATCCGAAAACTGGAGGCTGCGTCGATTGGAGCGTTTGGCAGTGGTATCCTCCGTGTCCCGAAGCATCCACCTAA
- the LOC6611683 gene encoding uncharacterized protein LOC6611683 — translation MKSALLLICLAFFVALLSTGNACDPDSNNQPDCSVASNVQTNIRNFWDPTRYWWCESSTSTATVVVCQGVSGFDPTKKECVPWNEWTWTPYC, via the exons ATGAAGTCCG CACTACTTTTGATCTGCCTTGCCTTCTTCGTGGCGCTCCTAAGCACCGGAAATGCGTGCGATCCCGATTCCAACAACCAGCCCGACTGCAGCGTCGCATCCAACGTGCAAACGAACATCCGCAACTTCTGGGATCCCACTCGCTACTGGTGGTGTGAGTCCTCCACCTCCACGGCCACGGTTGTGGTGTGCCAGGGGGTCAGCGGATTCGACCCCACCAAGAAGGAGTGCGTCCCATGGAACGAATGGACTTGGACTCCCTACtgttaa